The genomic stretch aaaaaaacattcttagtTATGGATCGTGTggtcgaagaaaaaaaatcgaTCTATTTGTTTGCCTCACTCTCCAACTTACTTCATTCTCAGTTCAGGATGATGTGAAGGGAAGAAGGAAATaacagaaaagagaaaacaaaaagggaagaagaaaggcTACCTTCTAAGCGTCCGGATCTTCCACTGCCACCAGACGCCCACGCTTGCAAGTCCTGCGACCCAGCTCAAGGGTCAAGGCAGACTAGCAGCGtgggagaaggaaaaaaaaaaaaaactaagggtggTGGAGGCGGGAGTGAAGAATTGagagatgaaaaataaaagtgagaagtGATGATGGGTgtcgaaaaaagaaaaaaaaacgaaggGTGGATGCGTCTGGCAATGTGTTTCTTTTTTACTAGTCTTTCCGTTACTTTTTAATGTGTTTAAAGTCCGCTGCGAGATCTGCATTAGGGGCTATCGGCTGAAAATGTCGGAgtccaaattaaaatttttgaaaataaaattaaaattactggCTATTGGCTCAAATTGTTGGAGTCAAGTTAAATTTGAAGGCCACGAGATCTACGTTTATTGAAAGCCAAAATTCAAATTAGAGGCAATCGGCTAAAATTGCCGGAGTCAAGTTAAATTTGAAGGCGCCAATTTATCAAGCAAATAGCAATGGAATTTTTGAAGGCCAAGATTCAAATACAAGCTATCGGCAAAACTTGCCGAAATCAAGTAAATTTGAAGGCCACCATTGTCGAGTCCCGAAATTCAAGCATATCAATCAATTGTTCAAGAGGTCCAAGATCAACACTCCTATCAGACCGTTaatcttgagggggagtgttaaggCATATAAGGCAACGAGacaaagcaagaaaaagaaacaaagcaacaaaagaaaagacaaggAGACAAGGGAAGGAAAGGAAACAAAGCAACGGCTAGTAAATCACTTGTATAAATAAACCATCAGTGAAATGAAATgcataaaaaaggaaaaatgtagtCCCTAATATTTCTCagtctttcttcctctctccctccttACATTTTCGATAATCAATAAACTTCCATAGAATGGAGATATAAACATATACTAAAATATGTCACAAGCTCTTAATAAGGAGGTTGACACCATGTTCAGGCGCTATAACCAACCTCAATGACGGGGAGTGTCTGTATTTGGGTGACAAGGAGAATGAGAAGTTGGATACAATTAGAGCTAAAATAATTTTGAGCTCTGCCATGGCAAAGTTTTGCCCCAAACACGTGCGCGGCCCAACTCCAAAAGGCATGTACACGTGAGGGAGCTTGCATGCACCATTGATACCATTGACAAACCTCTCAGGGTTAAACTCCTTGGCATCGGGTCCCCATATATCAGGGTCTTGGTGCAAGGTTACCAACATGGTCCAGACATTGAAACCCTTGGGCACCTGAATATCTCCGAATTTTAAGTCTTCCAATGCCTCTCTGGACACCACCGGGGTTGGAGGGTAAAGTCGCAATGATTCATGAATTACCATCGTCAACTGTCATGGGTTAAAAGGTAAAGCTATGTAAGTCAATGAGAAAATGTTGGGTTGTGAATGTTTATATATAGCAAATATGATGCCCCTTACTGTTTTCATTTTGCGAACCATGTCAGCATCAGGCATTTGACTCCCGCAAACTTGGAGCACCTCGGCACGAACTCTGGCTTGCCATTCTGGATTTGAGGCCAACAACATCAATGTCCACGTTGCGGAGACAGCAGTATTCTCGTACCCAGCAGAGTATATGTTCTTGCAATTGTCAACAATGAAGCGGTCTGTCTCATCTTGGGAAAATCCACCGTTGGTGGCAGCTTCAAGGATCGTATGTAACAAATCATTCCCTGATGCTTCTTGCTTCCTTTCCTTTACTGCCTTGAGAATCAAAGCGCGAATCTCTTTTTCTAGCCTCCATATTTCCCTGCTACTCTTCGTTGGAAAATACCTGATTGATTGCAGACATATGTGCCATTATATATGATTCATTAAAAGCTCAAAGTTTAACACCCAGAGATTAACACAGAAGCTAACATCAGAAATAAAGCTATACAGACAAATCTTAATCTTCTGAGACTTGGTCTAATACATCCACCTACATACCACAAAACTTTAGCAATTGCATCCCCGGCTGCCATCTTCTGGGGATGATTGGCTTATTCACAAATGCCACATTTCTGCCTCAAGCACctcatctctcatcttttcACCATTGAACCCAAAGATATAAAGCCCGTTCTCCATGGAGAATACCTCAATGTTCCCATACTGGCTCCACATCTGATCTACAACATTCTTCACCAGAAAAATGGGAGCGgattgtttaaaaattgaccCACCAGACTCGGATTTTACCTAACTGTTAACCTTTGAAGGCTCAAAGAATTGGAGCCTTCCCTGTGTTAGAACACATGTCCCAGCCATGCAACCATCACTGCCAGATCATGCAGCCACCTCATCATCTCCTAAAGAGCAGCATCATGCGACAGTCAAGCCTCCAAGGGATTCTGCATTAACAGCACATGATCCTCCCAATGATGCTGCAAAGGCAACGACAAGATCTTCCCATATTGACTGCTATGAAGATATGCATACACAAGGAAAGACATGACCTTAGTTTATATAGGATATATTTTGTAATAACTCAATCCTATAATATCAAGGATTTTATATTGTATGGTTTATATTTGTaattattctttcctttctgtATCCATGTAACAAGCTTACAAAAGCCTACTTTGTAACCTCATTCTGATTATCGAATTCAAGAGTAGTATTCCTTGTGCAAATTCTGTTCTCTCTAAATTATTTTACCCTGCACCTTCTCCTTTGAACAAACTCCTCCAATCTTGTACTCCCTTCTCCTGCACACATTCCTTACCAACTTCACAATCCCCAAATTCCTCTACCTCTGTCTCTTCATTCTTCGCACTATAGTAAGATGGATTGGCCTATGCCCTACGTCTACACATTAAAGCCTTATAGGCCACATCTTTTCTTGATATTTGATTTAAGTATTTATAGAGTCTTACATatgatttgaataatttcaaacaCAAATATATCCCTTAAATTAGGGTTAACAAATATAATCTAAATCCCTTGATATACAGAATACAAATCAACATTTCTCCCTACTAAACTAGCACTATCCTtatcaaatcaaagaatcaaagaatcaGCCTCACTTTCATCAACACTTTCCACATTATCTTCAAATCTACAACCATCTTTCTCCTTCATTCTCAACACCTTCCATAGCTAAGGATCTTATCCACCAATttgcagaaagaaaaagaaaaatttaaatttaagtaAATCAATCAAGagacagaaaaataattaagtgaaaaaataaagagggaAAGAGAGTAGCCAAGTCCATGAGACATTAACATGAACTCCCTTCCAATTCCTTCCATTCCTCTGTTGCCTATCTCCATTCCAATTTCAACCGACTTTGCTCCTTTACTGCTCCTCTGTTCTATTGATCCAAAGTAACAATAGAAATTTAGGTAGGAAAGGTCAAACCTCATTCCAGGAATGCCATTGTAGAAGAACTTTTTAGAGAGGTGCTCTTTAAGTGCTCCAAGCTTTAAAAATATCTCTTCCCCTTTGGAATAGTTGCTCCCAAAACAGGCTCTTGATATTACATCTCCCGAAAAGCTTTTCATATATTCATCAATGTGAACATCTGCAACTCCACCCTCACTTTCTATCCTCCATGAATTCACCAGTGTCATCGAGGACTCCACCATTATCTTCATCATGCCCTACAGATTGCACCAGTATTGGAATtacattcattttattttaacaacaaATTACTTGACCCGCAAACTTCTTCATGTACGTAGgatttgaagcatatatatatatatataccttaacCTTATTCATGTACAGTTCGGGAGAAAGGATTTTCCTCTGGTGAGCCCATGATGCTCCATTTGAAGCCAGGATCCCTTGGCCAAGCAGAGGACCATGCTCTTTGGATTGATAGGAAGGCTTTCCAAAGTCTAAAGAATTGCATATGCTTATTTCCTTTACCACCTCAGGATCGTTCACGTGCAGTATTTGTATGTTGCCAAGTGAGAACATAAATATTGGACCTGTCGACATTAAaatagcaaaactagttaaaaATATCCCAGAATAGCTGGTGGAAAAGTTGTCTAGTTTCCCCTAGCTACCCCCAAGCATTCTTTTATCTTGTGGTTGGTAATGAAAAATTGCTTAAATACTGGTGATTGTCTTCTTAATTTGGAGAGAAGGTTTGGCGAaatgtgaagaaattcaaaatgaaataaattgcggaataataaaatagacacaaaaGATTTTTACATGGTTCAGTATATGACCTACGTCTACATATAAAGCTCAAAAAGCTACATTATACTCTTATTGCTTGATTgatattacaatacaaatgcttctatttataggaaaattgAAATAGATAAATATGGTTGATTACCATCAAACCTGATTACAATCACTCTTATATAAGGTAAATAacatacaatatcaatttaatatattccCTTTCAATGTAggaaatatattctctaacaaaaTGGAACATTTTCCATCCCTGGTCAGATTGGGCAGATGTAGACTGTAGTTTATTGTGCAGTACAGGATAGGAGGAGAAAATCTTTAAAAGCTAATATTTCCCGTTTAGTGTTTAGTGCCACAGTTTATAATATTTGGTGTAATCGAAAGAGATAAGATATGGAAACAATCCAAAAACAGAAGAGCAGATTATGAAGACGATTCGTTGGGAAGTCAGATCCAGAGTTGTGGGCAAGGGTAGTTGTGAAAGAACCATTCAGAATGAAGATCTTTGTCGGAATTGGAGCATTACAGAGGTGGAATTGCAGTAGGGGAGGTCTGTTTGATGCTGGGTTCTGCAGAATTTCTGTTTTTCAGTAGGGATTGGTAGCTGCTCTCTGCTAGTGTGTTCTCTTTTTGAGATTCTCGTATGGGTCTTTGGTGTTTGTTGATAGCCTGCTCACTTGTATTGCTCTGTGGGTCTTTTTGGGTGTTTGATGTGAGTTTGGTTTGTCTATAAAGagcttattcatccaaaaaaactTGTTAAAAGTAAACAACCATTCAGATTTTTCAAGAATATATGAGAATTGAAACTAAATTCTAGTGCTGCGATTGATGTTATTACCATATGATTTTCTCCACTCATCAAAGACTGGATAGACTGCGGAAGAGCAATTGTGGGTTATTGCTTGCTCTCCTTTTTGTTGAGCCTTTTTGGCCGAggatttcatcttcttcatgtcACCAGTATTTCCAAGCAAAAAAGAGGGTGGAGGGCCTCTGATCCCCTGTTTTCTCAGTATTGATCGAAGCCTTTTTGGCTTCAATATTAGAGCTTCACACATCTTCATTAACGTGCTAACCAAGGCAAGCAAGGAGATTGTGATGATGATCTTAACAAGAAGCAATAGAAGCTCCATGGCTtttactctctttctctctgtttttgttCCAAAAGTTGCTTCTCTGAACTTCCAAGTGTATCGTTTTGTCTGTGTACGTGTTCATGTATGGTATAATATATGCGGTTGTGATTTATTCGTgctaatgtttttttgttttttcacagCCTTATTcagtattttatttatattttttacatcccattttacaaatcataaatttaataatttattgtgaACCcgtaaatttaatagttaatctGTTTAATTTCTAAgagaatataaactaaatataaagaatttattaacccataatattttcctttgtaaattagaatgaaattgagagaatgtAAAAAGGACAGAAGAGGAAAGGGATCATTTCTCTACTATGTTCAGagtctatttgagattgcgtttaaaaaataaaatttttaagttaaaaaatgttttatgataaaagctttatttttaagcttttgccaaaggtgtattttgatcatttttagactttttagataattaaaagtgtttttaatattttgaccaaacgagtactttttcttcaaactttcaTAAtgttacatgcatttttaaactCATCAAACAAAATCTCAAACAAGCCTTTAATGGGTCTAATATTTGATCCTAAATCATAAAGACATTACACCTTGTTCTGCCTCACATGATATGAAGAGACATGACGTATCGGCAAGATAATGAACTAAAGAGCCAATTATCTTAAGAAAACATCATTTTCTTAAAGTATCAATGGGTGGCACCCGCGACCTGACCGGACCCATCCACTTAACATATCAATGCTGGCCACATTTCCTATGTCAGTAACAAAATTAACGAGAGCATTTATAAtgggctttatatatatatatatatatattaacaaaattcatgaaaacactcatttaataaattcattttttattttttatttaattattgttatacATGCTATCTAAATTCCAAGAGTCAAAACGTTCAAATTATAttggtttaaaattaataaaaaataatatataatcaaagtatgtaaaaatataaagagtttgatatttgactccttttaaaagtgactctaaatttgataaagtaattttttcttctcaaatttaaacGTCATTAATACAACCGCATGGAAACAACACTTTAATAATTGCAACTCATCcgaatataaaattatagggACATTATTATGGTACtataatgatatttaattacTGCATATATCTCTATAGGAGCATTACAACTGCACTTTTAAACACGTTGTTaaaccatgcatatatatttcaCATGGACATTACCAATTTTACCACGGTGTATTTAAACAACTAATAAAATATGgcatttttttaccaaatattgtGTGATGGGAAAGGCTCATATATAGGCTCTCTCTATTTTGACAAAACTAAACTCAGGATCCTAGAgaagtagaaaaaagaaaaagtagaatagaaaataaatcaattacaCAAGATataaagatttaagtggttttgTTTAATAAGCTTACGACTAAGATAAAATTtgctatcaaaagatggagtacaaatactagtaaaaaaaaaactacttaaaaCTCAAAGCCATATTAATACACCTAAATCTCATTCTAAAATAGGAAATTGTCTTTTCCTTTTAAGTGCTCGTGCAGCAACTCAAATCGAGAGAAATCACAAGTGAGAACATGCTGATTctaagagtttgtttgagattacgatttcaataagtgcgattttaaaaattacgtttttaaaaattatatttttaaaatcgtaaagacgtttggtaaaacatgttaaaaaatatttctttcttaaatatttgtatgagaaattgtaattttggtttaaattaatcgtcctttttcaaataagcacctcttagcatgtcttttcctattttaaattaagtactttttaaattataatactAAATACTTTACAttttacaatatcttttaaaaatataaattattcttgcgaaatcgaaATTTCAATAGAAAAAGTACCCTAATTTTTCTCCACCTTGTTCACGCTGTGTTGCGCCTTTTATAAGTGCTAAAGTCGGCCAACAATACTCCAATTCCAACAATTGTAACCAGATAGTAAAAGTGAATTTGCTTCTTACAAATCCCAATACGAAAAGTATTGATGACAACTATAATAGACTCCAAATTGGAGTCGAAGACCAATTCAACGAGGAAGTAAAATATGTTGCACGGCACACGTGATGTTGACTTTAGTAATTCAAGTAATACTCAACACTTTCTTTCAAAACGCTTTTTTTATCAAGTTCTTTTGTCAAACAATATATCTATTAACTTAAGCATGTGAGTGTTTTCGACCTGTTAGGACAGTGACTCTTTCTCTCGTTTTGCAAGTGATTCATTACCGGTCTGGCCGCTTGAAAAATTTcttcaacacttttttttttttttttgtttttttggccaCATGTAGTTAATCCAATTTTTAGCATGGGGTAGAATCTAACTATAGTATCAGTTGTAGTGACTTGGGTAATTACTAGGCTGTAACTAAGCTTAGTTAAAGGGTTAGCAAGGGTTCTCGGTCATAAGGACCTGTTTGGAGAAGTTTTTGGGGTTTTTCAACACTGACTGAACATTCCGTAGAAAAACCACCGAATGTTCGGGaccaaaaccaagaaaccaTTGGGTAACAATACATTGAACGTTCGGCAGGGGACTACATTGGGCGTTGGTTGACCCAACTTTGGCCCCCTGGGTAATAACAGAACGTACGCCTACAACCCTGAAACACTATACATACAATACACCGAACGTTCTCTGCACTGTAGACTGTCACAAGAGCACTCTTAGCttttctaaacctataaataccccatcCCACGCCCTCCTAAACCCCATTCAGCCTTTTGAGCCTTAGAAAAACTTTGCTTGAGTGATTGGTGAGTTTTGAGAGAAGCAGGAGAGCTTTTCTTGAAGGTCTTGCTCAAGAGAGGTAACCTTCTTGTTCTTAGACTTTGTTCCAAGGTTTGGTTAGAGTTTTTGAGGTCATGTTGCCATTTTTGGTTTTGATCTCAATCTTAGCACGATTTAGCGTTACGTTATTGATTtgcatattttattttgcatggtGATGTTATTTTGAGACAAAGAATGTTAGGAGTCCTTTTTGTAGACTTAGGACTTGTTTAGAACTAATTTGGGGCTTGGTTGGCCGAGATAATTTTTTGGCCTAACAAGTGAACGTTTTAGCCAAACGTAGAACTAATATTAGGCCTTTCCATAGATTTGAAGAGTGTGGAACCACTAGAGAAATTTTTGGAGGAACTATACAACGTAGGTGAttagtacaaactcacatgatacTAGCCATTATTTTTCTCGCTTACACAATTGTTTTCTGTACCAAACATGTATTTTTACAACTTTCATTAAACACATTTTATGCTATGAACTCTACTCCTACGAAAATATGTTGCTTAAATAAGATAATGAACATAgtgagatttgtaaaaaacaTGCATTGTAAAATACAGATAACAATAATTGCAtcgtataacatggtacactggtacgtaTGGGATAATGACCATTGGCTGACTATACATGTCAGctctatggtcaaatatgtgCAAATGTGATATATGGGTCTTGAATCCAATCATTGTTTCATAATTGGCGCAATCATGTTTGCTTGGTgggtcactacaagacgtacattattagtTGTGTGGACCACCCAAGCTTGGATTCTGTTGGACTTCTAGTATATAGACAGTAGTGTACAATAGTCGAGGCACCAACATTGAATTACAGGTTTCTTGGACAGCACCAACCCtattgagaatgagtaatatctcgggtagaccatacagttgaacAATCACTGATTCTCATAATTGcatcatatattatatctatattgcatccatgaaTAACTGTCATGTCACAATGTTGCATAAATTTATCAACAACTGAGTTTATCATTCAAATGGCATAAGTATCGTGTgtatttttactcactaagtcgttagacttacatttgtattatttcccctccattatgtataattatGCGGTTTAACTAGCCTAGCTGAGGATGGATCAGGAGAAACACTTAGGGGGCGTTTGGCAACGGCCTTGGGAAAGACCTCAACACTGTGTTTGGCGTTTTCTGAAAAGTTCTTTACACTTTTGCCCCTGAATATGTCTTTACACATTTTCTGAGTGGTTTCTCCCAAAACCATCCGAAATCAGCGTCTGGGTGAAGCGACCGCATCTCAAACTCCTTCAGCCCACTCTCCATCTCTTTGGCTTCTCCTGAACGCGTGAATCACCCATCCCCCTCCCAAAATACCGGCTGCCGTTTCACCACCCACCGCTCCCGAAAGTACAGCCTCAGTTGTTCCCGTTTCACCGTGGCTTCAGCGTATGCTCTGTTTCGAGCAGGGGGAAAATCGCGCGTCCACAAGGTAAGACCGTAAGAGCttcaatttccttttatttttctccgcCTGTGTCATTCTTTGTTGAATTCCTTTCGGTTTGGTTGGTTTTTCCTCAGAATTTGGGGCCATTTTTCTGGCATTTCAGTGGCTGTTTGGTGTGTTGTGAGTGTTCAAACATTTTAGGGCTTATTTTTGAGGGTTTCCATTGTAGTTTAACGGGGTTAGACCCATTGGGTGAgggtttttgtttggaaatgtcagatgtgttgttttttttgttaattttgggtTCAAATTCTTGTGATTGGTTGTAGTGATTTTCGGTTGTTTAGTGCTATATTGTACCCACATTGAGTTTTATAATATGATTTGTAGTTGTTGATTTTCGGTTCAAATTGGTGTGGGTTTACTTGCGATTTTGGGTGTTAGGAGCCGTGTTGATGGCTGAGAATGGGTCAAGAAAAaagacccaaaacaaaattccaCCGGTTAGCACCCAAGGAATTATACCCTTATGTAAGAGATATAGTTGAATTTAAACGGTTATCTAGTTCTTTGTTAAGGATTGAGTGGCGTAATTGTGATTAGACGGTTCATAATTTGTATTAAGATTGTTAAGGTTTTGGAGATATAAGAAAACTGTTCTTGGGGAGGTAATTCTTGGTTGGTTTTCCAATGATCACATGAAGTAATCTGTTATTCAATGATCATGTTCTTGGAAACAGTAGCTTTGTCTTTGAAAATACACCtctttttttggtgaaaaaTGTAAGACAATGTTGAAGGTTATGGGAAAGAATTCTTATGTTAGGGATTGATTGTAGGGGTTAATTGTTGATGCATGCTTAACTAGAGTTTTAGATCATTGAAGTTTAACCTGACTTGATATGTTTACAATCATTTTGATGTACCACACTATGTTCTCTCGTGTAGTTATGTAGCATGGAAATTTTGGTCAGTGCTAATTCCCCTCTTAAATTTTGCATGTGCTTCTTCTTAGAATGCCTTGGTGAAAGAAGTCTTAGTTGCCCAGACGGTTTGACTGATTTACATCATTACATGTCATGGAAACGCTGAGTTTAACATTTACTGAAAGGTATTTTTGGGATTCCAATTCTAGGAAACACTGGGTATACATTGGCCATTGCTAGTATCTGTTTTTAACTTGTGTGACAAATATATGTTAGGTGGGATGCAAAGATTGTTCACTTATGTATATGTAAATAACTCATGTTCTATCATTACTATTTATGTTCAGTTCATTACAAATTACACTAGGATAACCTGAATGTGTGTTTAGTTATATGTATTAAACTCTTTTTACCaacaataaaatattgttttaacaTGTATGTAGTAAATGACATTTTCCATAGCCATATAGTTGTTTCTTACATAACCAATATGAataggaattaaaaaatatatgctaAACTCATATTACTGGTAGGAAACTATATATATCtcaataattatttattcttctATTACTATGTTTATCCATTGAGATTATGGGCTGAACTTAAAAAATAAGCATGTGTTCAAATAGCTTTTCTTCCTTGATATAAGTATCCTCCAACTGTACGATTTCTCTGAGACGTGATATCTCTATTGAGATAGTAACTCTGTTTTGAGATACTGGAGATAATGACAAGTGGTGTATAGGTTTGGCTTTGGAAACCTTTTGTACTTTTCTATAGccaatatattgaatttgtgtttATTAATTTCTACGTTTTggtcattattttgttaaattatgaGCTTTAATATTTGCATAGTGGAAAACTGCGTGCTTTAAGGTAGAGTTAAATTAATTGTTTCCTCATAGATATTATGTTAGTTAGGTATTGGCAGCATCATTTTGTACGAAAGGTTGTGATTGGGGAGGTTTTGTGAGACTGTGGTATTGGTTTGTGGAAGGTGTTAGCTTGTGGTGGAATTTGTTTCTGACTGATTGTTTTCTACTAAGAGGTTGTTGAGCATCCAAGTTCTTTGGTTTAGCACCACCAGATCTTTTTCTGTTGTtacatctttgttttcttcataataTGACAGGGTTGAGTATGTCTGCAAATAGTGATGCATCGAGTGGCCATCCATTATGTCGCTGTGGAGTTGTAGCGTTCGTAAGGTATTCCTGGACAAATGATAACTACAGCAGAAAGTGGTATGGGTGCGAAAAGTATAAGGTATTGAATGACATTTATTTTCCATGTTTGCATTTTTTGAccagttttatttggtttagggtatattattgactttttttccaaattttgtatGTTGTAGCAAGTTGGTGATTGTGGCTTCTTTCTTTGGGCTGACAACGAGATGACAGCTTACGAAAAAAGAATCATGCAACGCTTGAAGGATATAGAAGAGCAAACCCGGGCAGAAATTGGTAGACTTGAAAAATTGTTGGCTGCCGAACAAGCACAGTATAGAACACACCTAGAAAACATGTTTCAGTCTAGGGATGAGATGTGGAAATCTATGGTAGCGAATAACCAGTCTAGAGCGGTCAAGTTCCAATTTAAACAAATGACGTATCAAGCAGTGTTAGCTTTGCTTGTCTTGCTAGTGTTCCTTTTTGTTGGCGGTTACAATGCATCTAGTGGTAGCAAGTTGATGTTAAAATGAACTATTTCATACTAAATTGTAGATACTTAACCgttgtaatttatattttttgctgttttgtattaattgtgTTACTCCTTTTAAGCAATCATTGTAATTTATATCCATTTATTCTTGATATACAACGTATCGACC from Corylus avellana chromosome ca1, CavTom2PMs-1.0 encodes the following:
- the LOC132167290 gene encoding cytochrome P450 714C2-like isoform X2, yielding MELLLLLVKIIITISLLALVSTLMKMCEALILKPKRLRSILRKQGIRGPPPSFLLGNTGDMKKMKSSAKKAQQKGEQAITHNCSSAVYPVFDEWRKSYGPIFMFSLGNIQILHVNDPEVVKEISICNSLDFGKPSYQSKEHGPLLGQGILASNGASWAHQRKILSPELYMNKGMMKIMVESSMTLVNSWRIESEGGVADVHIDEYMKSFSGDVISRACFGSNYSKGEEIFLKLGALKEHLSKKFFYNGIPGMRYFPTKSSREIWRLEKEIRALILKAVKERKQEASGNDLLHTILEAATNGGFSQDETDRFIVDNCKNIYSAGYENTAVSATWTLMLLASNPEWQARVRAEVLQVCGSQMPDADMVRKMKTLTMVIHESLRLYPPTPVVSREALEDLKFGDIQVPKGFNVWTMLVTLHQDPDIWGPDAKEFNPERFVNGINGACKLPHVYMPFGVGPRTCLGQNFAMAELKIILALIVSNFSFSLSPKYRHSPSLRLVIAPEHGVNLLIKSL
- the LOC132167290 gene encoding cytochrome P450 714C2-like isoform X1, producing the protein MELLLLLVKIIITISLLALVSTLMKMCEALILKPKRLRSILRKQGIRGPPPSFLLGNTGDMKKMKSSAKKAQQKGEQAITHNCSSAVYPVFDEWRKSYGPIFMFSLGNIQILHVNDPEVVKEISICNSLDFGKPSYQSKEHGPLLGQGILASNGASWAHQRKILSPELYMNKVKGMMKIMVESSMTLVNSWRIESEGGVADVHIDEYMKSFSGDVISRACFGSNYSKGEEIFLKLGALKEHLSKKFFYNGIPGMRYFPTKSSREIWRLEKEIRALILKAVKERKQEASGNDLLHTILEAATNGGFSQDETDRFIVDNCKNIYSAGYENTAVSATWTLMLLASNPEWQARVRAEVLQVCGSQMPDADMVRKMKTLTMVIHESLRLYPPTPVVSREALEDLKFGDIQVPKGFNVWTMLVTLHQDPDIWGPDAKEFNPERFVNGINGACKLPHVYMPFGVGPRTCLGQNFAMAELKIILALIVSNFSFSLSPKYRHSPSLRLVIAPEHGVNLLIKSL